From Treponema sp. OMZ 787:
CCTGATAAGGGAGCGACAATTATACAGACAATAAAGAAAACCAAAATTGCAAGATAAAGACCGTTACTCAATAAGAAGCTTGAGAGCTTAAACTTGTAAACATAATCTTTAAAATTTAAAATCATGTTTTCTTTAAAATTTGTTCTTCCGTTTCTTAAAGAAATATTTTTTTGAACATGGTCTATGTAGGCTTGATTTTTTGCCTCTTTAGAAGCGGCAACTGCATCCCTATATTTATTCTTTGCTTCAGCCAATGAAGAGTTCAGCTGAAACTTTAAAACATTTAATTTTCGTGTGAGCTCTCCCGAATCCTTTGTTTCGGCATACTCATCATGCAGGGCTTTTTTTTCAGCTTCATTTTCTTGCATAATTGAAGCGATTTGACTTTCATATTCAGCCTTGCACTGTTCTTGTTTTTGATTTTCTGATTTTATAAAATCCTGTATATTATCTTTAAACAGCTTATTGGAATAGGCAACAGCCTCGGCTGCAAGCTTCTTTTCGGCTTCTTTGTTTTCAAGAGCTATCTTCTTAGCGGCTTCAATTCCTTTTTTATATTCGTCTATCGAAGAAGCCTTTACCTCATCATCTATCAAACGGTTCTTTTTAAGGGCATAGATATGATTTTTTAAAGAAGCTATTTTATCGACCCCGTCCTTACGCAGATCGTGGAGAGCTTTACCGTATTCGGCAAGTTTTTTATCTTCATTAAAAAAACTAAAGTCAGTTAAATCTACTTTTTCATTGCTTTTATTTTCCATACAACATACTCCTTAAACTAGTTCCTACAAATACTTAGCCGAAAGTCTGAGCAGGGTTTCCTGATCGGTTTCCTTGGTATTCACGATACCTGCAAGGCGGCGGTTGGACATAACGGCTATACGGTTTGTGATACCTAAAATTTCGGGCATCTCGCTCGAAACAACGATTATAGTCTTACCCTCTTTGGCCATCTTGATAATGAGCTGATATATTTCGTACTTCGCTCCTACATCGATACCGCGGGTAGGTTCATCCATCAAAAATACATCGGGTGAACGCTCCAGCCATTTTCCAATTATAACCTTCTGCTGGTTTCCTCCGCTCAATGCAGAAATACTCTGATCAGCCGAAAGGCAGCGAGTCCTCATGGTGTCGATCTCTCTGTTGGCGGCTTCACGCATTTTACGGTTTGACAACACACCCATAGTTTTATAATTATCCAGATTGGTAATTACCGTGTTAAATTCGATTGTGTCCTTGCCGAACATTCCATTTAATTTACGCTCTTCGGTCAACAAGGCAAAGCCGTAGGACATAGCCTCTTTACTGCTTTTAAAATTAAGATATTTATCGTTAATACTTATGCTTCCCGATTCTATAGTGCGGATACCGAATAGGGCTTCCAAAAGCTCGCTCCTTCCGGCACCGACAAGACCATAGAGGCCTAAAATTTCTCCCTTCCTTACGGTAAAGGAAATATCTTCAAGCACAGGTGCATATTTTGTTTTTAAGTTTTCTATTTTTAAAAAGTCTTCTCCGGGCACATTATCCACATCGGGGAAACGCTTATCCAGAGATCGGCCTACCATGGCCGCAATAATTTCATTCATATTTGTTTCGGCGATGGGTTTTGAAAGAATCATTTTCCCGTCCCGTAAAACGGCAACCTCATCGCAAACTTCAAAAACCTCATCCATCTTATGCGAAATATAAATAAATGAAACGCCTTTTTTTTGCAAGGCTCTGATTATCGAAAAAAGTTTTTTTACTTCCCTCTCAGTTAAAGAAGAAGTAGGCTCATCCAATACGATGAGCTTCGCATCATAAGAAACAGCCTTTGCTATTTCGACCATCTGCCTCTGCGAAACAGACATGGTACGCATTATTGTTTTTGGATTGACATTCATATTGAGCGAAGAAAAAAGAGAACTTGCAGATTCAAACATTTTTATTTCGTCAACAATCCCGAAGTTGGTCGGGTATCTGCCTAAAAATAAATTATCGGTAACGGTTCTGTCAAGACAAAGATTAAGCTCTTGATGAACCATAGCGACTCCGCTTTCAAGAGCTTCTTTAGGATTTTTAAATTCTATTGATTTATTTAATAAAGAAATGGTGCCCTCATCCCGCGTATATATACCGAAAAGGCACTTCATCATGGTGGATTTTCCCGCCCCGTTTTCTCCCATAAGTCCCATTACGGAGCCTGGTTTTACGGTTAAGTTAATACCGTCCAAAACCTTGTTTTTTCCGAAGGATTTTGAAAGGTTTTTTATTTCAAGAACTACATCACTCATCCCAAAGATCACACTCCTTTTAAAGCCTCTTATTTATTTTAAGGCAGGAGAAAAATTCCCCTGCCCTAAAAACCATCAAAGATTAACGGCTGCCTTAAATTTAAGACTCATTAATACTTTAACTTGTCGGTGTAGTTTGAACCGGAGTTTGTTTTAACCATGTTTACGGCAAAAGCATCAAAGTTGTTAAGGTTAGTAAATTTATCCAAACAGCTTGATTCGTTCTGTCCGTCACCCTGAACGATTGTCAATTCAATGTTCAAGAGGGGTGCATAGTATTTTAATGCAGGCAAGTATGAAGAAGAAAGGAAGTTATCGCCTGAGTTATAAATGGTCAAAAGAACCTTCTTTTTGGGAGCATTTGTCTGCTTGATTCCGGCATCGCGTGTTCCGCCGAGGTAGTTTTTGTAGTTAGCCATTGTAACACCTGAGTTGGCAGCCATAACAGCCTTTACATCAGCCCAGTACTGAACAGGAGCCGAAATTTTGTTGCCGTAAGAATCGGCAGACGTAATACCCTTTGTGTATACATCTGTTCCCTTTAAACCGTCGAGCAAGTTGCGCAAAACCTGTAAGGTTGCTGTTGCCTGAGCATCAACGTTCTGAGAAACTGTTCCTGTAAGAATACCCTTACCTACAGCTTCGATAGCATCTGCATTTGCATCATATCCGAAGATAGGAACACCGGCAGGATAGTTTGAAGCCTGTAAACAGCCCATTGCCATACCGTCATTGTTTGAAACAACCATATCAATCTGATCGGCAAATTTTGTTGCCCATCCGCCCATAGCTTCTGTTGCAGCATTTGCATTCCATGTAGAACCGTCTGTTCCTGTCATGGCCTTTCCTTCAAGCTCAATAACATCAAATGTTTTACCTGCGATTGTTACTGAACCCTGCTTTGTTTTACCGGGGTCGGTAGAACCTGCCCAAGTTCCCAAGGCCTTTCTGATACCTTCTGTTCTGGCCTTTGAATCGTTATGACCTACGTCTCCGATGCAAAGAACATAGCCTAAAATACCGTCACCGTTTCTGTCGAGTGAAGCATTTGCTGATGCGAGGAAATCTGTAATGAGTTTTCCCTGAACTGCACCGCCGCCTGCGGCATCAAAACCTACATAATAAGTCTTGTCATTCCAGTTCATAGAAGTCATATCGATTTTTCCTGTTGTCGGATCTGAAGGCTGTCTGTTAAAGAAGACTAAGGGTTTGTCCTTGTTAAGAACTGCATTTCCGCTTCCGCCGCAGCTTACAACAAAAACAGCCGACACAATAAGAAGCCCAAAAAAAACTATTTGTGCAAATTTAGAAAAAGCTCTCATAAATACGCACCTCCTAAAATTTTATTACCTTTGAGTATATTATATTTTATAAAATATGTCTATATCAAATTCACGGCTTTTAGCTAGAAAAAAATTAAAAAAATTGGTATAATCACTCCATGATAATAGATAATAAATTCACTGTACGCCATAAGATTCTCACAGGAAACATAGACGGAAAATGCAGGGCAACTCCGATGGAGTTTGCTATTTTGCTGCAAGAGCTGGCAGCAGGACATTACGGCACGACGGGACTTTCCATCCCTCACTTACAAAAAATGGGCATGACATGGGTAATAACAAAACAGCATTTTGAAATTGCCGAATACCCTCTTTGGATGGATGATTTAATAGTACAAACTTGGGCACAGCCGCCCAAGGGCTTTTTTTGCTTTAGAGACTTTGCTTTCTTTTATGCAAGAAACGGAAAAAAAGCTTCCATCGATGATGCATTTGAAGAAAATTTAAGTATCGAAGAAGAACGAGAAAAAAGGCTATCTATAGAAGAATTTAAAGGGCTCTCAAAGCCTTTTTTTAGAGCAAGCTCATGCTGGGTAATATTGAATTCTGAAACCGGACAGCCTATAAAACCCGATGAAAGAACTATGGGAAATTTAGCCTTTAATGATGAGCACCTTGAGGGTAAGGTCTTTGCAAAGATTACATTACCGGAAAAATGGGAAACGGAAGAAAAATTCAAGCCTACCCTTTTGGACATAGACATGAATTCCCATGTAAACAATTTAAATTACTTGAGATGGATTTTATCCTACATGGATGCAGATTTTTGTAAGGGCAAATTACTTAAGACCCTCGATACAAACTTCGTTTCATCGGCAATGTACGGCGAAGAACTGATATGCAGATCAAGCCTTTCTGAAAATGTATGTATTCACTCCATAATAAGAGCCGAAGACAAAAGCGAAGTTTTCAAGGCCCGTTCCGAATGGGCTGACGAAAAGACTCTTTCAAGAGAGTTAAAGGTAAAAGCTTAAACAGAGCAGCACAAATTGAACCTTCGAAAAAAAGCCGCATAAATTATGCGGCTTTTTACTTAAACTTACTTTACCAAACCGAAACGGGCTCTGGGGAAAAGAATCAGGTTTACTGTTCCTAACATCCTTGAAGAATGAATATAGCGGGGAGCCACATTTGTTACAAACATCATGGACATGGGATCATCCTTATTTAGAGCTTCCAAGTGGTATTGATATTCGTGCCTCATGTCCGTGGAGTTAAAGCGGTTATCCCCCATCATAAAGTAGCAGTTTTCGGGAATGTATTCTTCTTCTCCCTTGGGGAATTCATCCATGTTTCTTTGAGACGAAAGTGCTAAATAGTAAAGGTACTCGCCAAGCTCGTTTATGATAGCTTGACGCTCTACATCAGAAGAAAAGGCAGCCTCGCTCACATTGGCTTTATAAAGCTCCGCGTTTCGTACAAGGAGCTTTCCAAAACTAAGTTTTATAAGAATATCGAGTTGGGCATTTCTCATTTCGTATAAATTGAAAGAATTTGTTTTGACTGTTTTTTTCCATGAGGTTAAAAAATCCTCAAACCATGTAAGACCGCCGTCCGTTGTCAAAATTTTTGAGGCTATTGCCTCATTATCACGAGCCATTTGGGTAACCAGGTACTGAGCCTTGTTTAAAAAGTCCTTGGCCGAAAAAACCTTGTCGGGCTTTGACTTTATTTCTTTCATTTTTTTTACCAAGGCCGCAGCTTCAGCTTCTGCCTCATCAAAATTTACCCTAGCCCTCCAAGCCTCCACCGATTGAAGACGGTTTAAGTCTTCGGTATTCATTTTTACATCTTTTACATATTTTAAACTTGACTGGGGAAGTTTGGATAAATCCCACACGGCATAAGCACTTTCATCAAAGGCCTTAAAATCCTTTTCACCGGCTTTTTTTATGTAAAGCACCCCGTCGACAAGCATCAGTTTTTCTCCGCCTACACCGACAATTCTTTTTACCAAGGGATCAGCCTTTATTCTTCCGCCTTCGTCCTTGTTGATGTTTACCATAGTAAGAGTCAGATATTGAACCAACTGAGAGGTAAAAAATTTAAGCTCATTATTCGGATCGTTTTCGTAATGAGGATTCCGGATTATAACCACGTCTCCCCTCTTATAATTATAAATTTGAGGAAACCTGAATGAAGAAAGCGGAAAGGTCGGCCCTGCAGCAGCCTTAAAACCTGCAACCCTATCGCCTATCATAAACTGCTGTACCATAGATTCTGAAGGAATAACATAGAGCTGCAAAACAAAAACGCTAAAAAGAAGAACTATACAGGCAGCCTGCAATATTGCATCCGCCCAATCCAAAATTTCTGAAATAAAAGAACGCTTTTTTTTAAGGATTTCCGGCAATTCAGGAAAATATTTAGGCAGCCTTTTATCCTTTAATCTGAACAAAAGTATCCTGTTGTAAACAACTAATACAATCCAATAAAGGGCTAAGACTGCATCAAGGGTAGACCTATCCTCTCCGCTTTGAACAGCCCTGGACATAATAAAGCAGGCCATAAAAATATAGGGCACATATTCCATAGTTTTACGCATTACAAGCATTGAACTTACAGTCTTTTTTTTGAAAAAAGAAAATATACAAAAAGCGTTCCAAATAGAATAAGCCGAACCTAAGGCCGCTGCAAATACGGCAAGGCCTGAGCCGTTTTTTATAATTAACAAGATTGAAAATAAGAAACTTAAAACCGATTCTGCGTAAAAAAGGATAGACATGAAAACTCCTGATAATTTCTATATTAATTAATTAACTAACTACCTAAACAAAATAAAGGCCGATAGGCAACAGAGTATATCAGTTTTTTATACTTTGTGCTAGGGATTGGAGAAAACTTGCCAATACGCATCATAGAGAGGTTCATTTTTTCTAATTTACGTTTTTTTTCAAATAAATCCTATAAATATAATGAGGGGAGAAAACTATAAAAATTAATAGGAGAACACAAATGGTAAAAAGATTTGAAGATTTAACTTTTACGGACGATTTTATGTTTTGTAAAGTCATGCAAGAGCCTTATTTATGTAAAAGACTTATTGAAATGATATTATTCGATTCGATAGGTAAAATTTCTTATATTTCG
This genomic window contains:
- a CDS encoding sugar ABC transporter ATP-binding protein; this encodes MSDVVLEIKNLSKSFGKNKVLDGINLTVKPGSVMGLMGENGAGKSTMMKCLFGIYTRDEGTISLLNKSIEFKNPKEALESGVAMVHQELNLCLDRTVTDNLFLGRYPTNFGIVDEIKMFESASSLFSSLNMNVNPKTIMRTMSVSQRQMVEIAKAVSYDAKLIVLDEPTSSLTEREVKKLFSIIRALQKKGVSFIYISHKMDEVFEVCDEVAVLRDGKMILSKPIAETNMNEIIAAMVGRSLDKRFPDVDNVPGEDFLKIENLKTKYAPVLEDISFTVRKGEILGLYGLVGAGRSELLEALFGIRTIESGSISINDKYLNFKSSKEAMSYGFALLTEERKLNGMFGKDTIEFNTVITNLDNYKTMGVLSNRKMREAANREIDTMRTRCLSADQSISALSGGNQQKVIIGKWLERSPDVFLMDEPTRGIDVGAKYEIYQLIIKMAKEGKTIIVVSSEMPEILGITNRIAVMSNRRLAGIVNTKETDQETLLRLSAKYL
- a CDS encoding substrate-binding domain-containing protein, whose translation is MRAFSKFAQIVFFGLLIVSAVFVVSCGGSGNAVLNKDKPLVFFNRQPSDPTTGKIDMTSMNWNDKTYYVGFDAAGGGAVQGKLITDFLASANASLDRNGDGILGYVLCIGDVGHNDSKARTEGIRKALGTWAGSTDPGKTKQGSVTIAGKTFDVIELEGKAMTGTDGSTWNANAATEAMGGWATKFADQIDMVVSNNDGMAMGCLQASNYPAGVPIFGYDANADAIEAVGKGILTGTVSQNVDAQATATLQVLRNLLDGLKGTDVYTKGITSADSYGNKISAPVQYWADVKAVMAANSGVTMANYKNYLGGTRDAGIKQTNAPKKKVLLTIYNSGDNFLSSSYLPALKYYAPLLNIELTIVQGDGQNESSCLDKFTNLNNFDAFAVNMVKTNSGSNYTDKLKY
- a CDS encoding acyl-[acyl-carrier-protein] thioesterase, with the protein product MIIDNKFTVRHKILTGNIDGKCRATPMEFAILLQELAAGHYGTTGLSIPHLQKMGMTWVITKQHFEIAEYPLWMDDLIVQTWAQPPKGFFCFRDFAFFYARNGKKASIDDAFEENLSIEEEREKRLSIEEFKGLSKPFFRASSCWVILNSETGQPIKPDERTMGNLAFNDEHLEGKVFAKITLPEKWETEEKFKPTLLDIDMNSHVNNLNYLRWILSYMDADFCKGKLLKTLDTNFVSSAMYGEELICRSSLSENVCIHSIIRAEDKSEVFKARSEWADEKTLSRELKVKA
- a CDS encoding S26 family signal peptidase, whose translation is MSILFYAESVLSFLFSILLIIKNGSGLAVFAAALGSAYSIWNAFCIFSFFKKKTVSSMLVMRKTMEYVPYIFMACFIMSRAVQSGEDRSTLDAVLALYWIVLVVYNRILLFRLKDKRLPKYFPELPEILKKKRSFISEILDWADAILQAACIVLLFSVFVLQLYVIPSESMVQQFMIGDRVAGFKAAAGPTFPLSSFRFPQIYNYKRGDVVIIRNPHYENDPNNELKFFTSQLVQYLTLTMVNINKDEGGRIKADPLVKRIVGVGGEKLMLVDGVLYIKKAGEKDFKAFDESAYAVWDLSKLPQSSLKYVKDVKMNTEDLNRLQSVEAWRARVNFDEAEAEAAALVKKMKEIKSKPDKVFSAKDFLNKAQYLVTQMARDNEAIASKILTTDGGLTWFEDFLTSWKKTVKTNSFNLYEMRNAQLDILIKLSFGKLLVRNAELYKANVSEAAFSSDVERQAIINELGEYLYYLALSSQRNMDEFPKGEEEYIPENCYFMMGDNRFNSTDMRHEYQYHLEALNKDDPMSMMFVTNVAPRYIHSSRMLGTVNLILFPRARFGLVK